The genomic region ATCATACCTACCAGAGATCAGCATCGATTAAAATACTAAATATAATAAATAAAGATTTGGAGGAGTCGCAGGAGTTTGGAATATCAAACTTCGAGAACCTTGAGTCCTTCCAGAATGGCGGGGACGTGAATCTGCACTACGCTCTTATGGTTGAGTCCGCGTTCTATCTCGTAGGTGAGTGTTGGCATATTGCGTTCTAGGCCACAATAGGTGCCGAGGCAACCTGGAGTTGGGTAGCCAATGCTATCTTGAATTTCGTAACCTGTCAGTCGAGAGATGACTTCGGCTATATTCCTGCAATCTCCGTTTACGTTGAGCATTGGCTTCCAGGAATGCAGGCTGAGAATGAAAACGGGTTGGTTCCTCTCGATCCATCCAGTGAGCGCTTGGTTCTCGAGTTCGCTGTTTGCGGCGTTCCCGGGAAAATAGCGGGGATTTTCAACGGCAGCTGTCCAGTCTTGAGTGGGGAGATTGCGATTGAGATCGACCCCATTGGAATTTTGCCGTTGACCACTGAGAATACCGTCGACATTAAACAAAGGCACAATGGTGAGCCGCAGGCATGGCACTGAGCCTTTGGCGAGTCTTCCGAGGAGAGCCGAGGCAGCAACGGTTCCTTCGCTTTCGTCGCCGTGCACGCCCCCTAAAATCAACACATTCGGGCCTCCTTGGCCAACTTGATATCCGATAATTGGCAGATTCAATTCCGATTGACCAAATATAAAACTTTTCACTTCTAGTTTCCTCGTGATAGGTTAGGGGCCCATGAAAACTCACTCATCCATTATGGTCAAGAAGTTCGGTGGCACCTCAGTTGGCTCAATTGAAAGAATTGAGGCAGTTG from Bdellovibrionales bacterium harbors:
- a CDS encoding succinylglutamate desuccinylase/aspartoacylase family protein; amino-acid sequence: MKSFIFGQSELNLPIIGYQVGQGGPNVLILGGVHGDESEGTVAASALLGRLAKGSVPCLRLTIVPLFNVDGILSGQRQNSNGVDLNRNLPTQDWTAAVENPRYFPGNAANSELENQALTGWIERNQPVFILSLHSWKPMLNVNGDCRNIAEVISRLTGYEIQDSIGYPTPGCLGTYCGLERNMPTLTYEIERGLNHKSVVQIHVPAILEGLKVLEV